CAGTCCTTGTAGACAAAGTTGCAGTAATCTTTTCCATGCCAAAACCTGGTGTTACCCCTCAGCTCTCCTACACCTGTCTGGAGGCTTCGCACTGAACAactgcctgcacacacacacacacacacacaaacacagtggtTGAAcataacagagaaagaaagagagaggggtcagatCAGTGTCACACATATACGCagccctttcacacacacacacacacacacacacacacacacacacacacacacacacacacacacacacacacacacacacacacacacacacacacacacacacacacacacacacacacacacacacacacacacacacacacacacagtggttgaacataacagagaaagaaagagagaggggtcagatCAGTGACACACATTCACGCAGCCCTTTCAGAGTGAAGGAAGTGTATTAATGACTATTACAGTTGACACTGACATTTAACAGTGTCTGCTGCCAATGGCACTTTATGGAAACTCAATATGGTTGcccataatcacacacacacataatcacacacacataacacacacacacacacacacacacacacacacacacacacacacacacacacacacacacacacacacacacacacacacacacacacacacacacacacacacacacacacacacacacacacacacacacacaccagcgctGTCCAAGGAGCTGATGCTGTCTGCATGCTGCAGAGTGTGTTTGTGGAGGTGTTTGACCAGGGAGAAGTGCATCCTCCTGGTTCGACCAATCCCCTTCAGCCGCGGAAGCTCCACCCCTGGGTTTCCAGGCAGTGATTGGTTGCCTCCGTTGCTACTGGCAGCACCATCAGTAGAGGACACTCCCCTACTGGAGGGATGGTGGGCAGAGCTCTGAGACTGAAGGTGAGGATAAAGGAAAGGGTCACTTATTTTTGTGGTTTTATGTCAGCTCAAAAGGTTTTTGCTATtcaaagtttgtgtgtgtgtgtgtttgcgtgtgtgtgtgtctgacctgctCCATCTCCAGGGCAACAGAGCGTGTCACACTCCCCACATCTGTCAGGCGATGCTCTCGGTCGTCCCAGCGACCATACGCCAGGTCGATCCCGCCAACGAAGGCCACCGATTGGTCGATGATGATGATCTTCTCGTGATGCGCCCACAGGTAGACAGACGACGACACATGGTCCGGGTGGCGCATCACCTaaaggaaaaacacacacacatttaatacacacacagacacagacacacacagaaacactcctACCTTGATGTTGGGATGCAGGTGCATTAGTGTTCTCTTGCTGTATTCACTGTTGATGCCCAGAGCTAGCTCCACCTCCTTATACAGCATCACAAAGATATGAACCCCCTgttgctgtagagagagagagagagagagagagagagagagagagagagagagagagagagagagagagagagagagagagagagagtgagagagcgagagagcgagagagcgagagagagaaagatagagagagagagagagagagagagagagagatggtgtatgGGACAATTCCAACGTTCCTATTATATTAGCTAACGTGATATTGCAGttatgacagagagacagagcgacagagagagagagacagagagagagatagcgagagagacagagagatagagagagagatagcgagagagacagagagatagagagagagagcgacagagagagagagacagagagagagagagacagagagagagatagcgagagagacagcgagagagagagagagacagagagagagatagcgagagagagagagagatagcgagagagagagagagacagagagagagatagcgagagagagagagagagagacagcgagagagagagagagacagagagacagagagagagatagcgagagagacagagagagagagagagagagacagagagagagagagagagcgagagagagagagagacagacagagagagagacagagagatagcgagagagagtgagagacagagagagacagagagagacagacagagagagagacagagagatagcgagagagacagagagagagatagcgagagagacagagagagagagagacagagagagacagagacagagacagagacagagacagacagacagacagagagagagagagagagagagagagagagagagagagagagagagagagatagcgagagagatagagagagagagcgacagagagagagagacagagagagagagcgacagagagagagagacagagagagagagagacagcgagagagagagagagacagagagagagatagacagagagagacagagagacagagagagagagagagagagacagagagagagatagcgagagagacagcgagagagagagacagcagattCCAGACATCCTATTATATTAGAGAACATGTGATATTGcagttatgagagagagagagagagagacagagagagagagagacagagagacagagagagagagagagagacagacagacagagagagacagacagagagagagagagacagacagagagagagagcgagagagagagagagacagacagacagacagacgagagagacagagagagagagtgagagacagagagagacagagagagacagagagagacagacagagagagagacagagagacagagagagagagacagacagagagagacagagagagacagagagagacagagagagacagagagagacagagagacagagagagagagagagagagagagagagagagagagagagagagagagagagagagagagagagagagagagagagagagagagagagagagagagagagagagagagagagagagagagagagagagagagagagagagagagagagagagagagagatggtgtatgGGCCAATTCCAACATCCTATTATATTAGCTAACATGTGATATTGCAgttatgacagagagagagagagagagagagagcgagagacagacagacagagagagagagacagacagacagagagagacagacagagagagacagacagagagacagacagagagagagagacagagagagagagagacagacagacagacagagacagacagacagagagagacagacagacagagacagacagacagagagagacagacagagagagacagacagagagagacagagagagagagagagagagagagagagacagagagacacagagagagagagagacagagagagagagagagagagagagagagagacagagagagagagagacagagagagagagagagagagagagagagagacagagagagagagagagagagagagagagagagacagagagagagacagagagacacagagagagagacagagagacagagagacagagagagagagacagagagagagacagagagagagagagagggacagagagagagacagagagagagagagagagagagagagaggagagacacagagagagagagacagacagagagagagagagacagagagagagatggtgtatgGGCCAATTCCAACATCCTATTATATTAGCTAACATGTGATATTGCAGTATCAGTGGGTAGAAATGTCATCTGGAAAAACAATTCTAAACTCACCGCTTTGCGTTTGAGGATGCAGTCCAGTCTCCATTTGTTTCCCTCCACAACTGGCCTCTTCAGGAAGATCTCTGGActcaacctacacacacacgcacacacaccaaaacCTATTAGTGAAATGTGGTAAGCTGTTCAACCAGTTTGATGAGCAAACTACTTTGCATTGTACAGTGTCTGTTTAGCTCCAGGAATGAGTATTTAGCCAAAATATTTGAAAAGAAGTCGACGTACATCACATATGCTTTAGTTGACCTCATGTTACTCCCCCCTACTAGTGTAGTGAGAGGTGAGTCAGGTCCTGTAAAGTTACAGATACTCCGTAGGACCCTCTGCCAACAGGCAGCGGTGGAATAAGTACtacattgtcatacttgagtaaaggtaaagatatcttaatagaaaatgactcaagtaaaagtgaaagtctgaaaggatttggttttaaatatacttaagtatcaaaagtaaatataattgctaaaatatacttaagtatcaaaagtaaatataattgctaaaatattcttaagtattaaaataaatcatttcaacttccttatattaaacaaaccagatggcacaatattcatatttttttaaattgacggatagccaggggcacgctccaacactcagacatcatttacaaaagaagcatctgtgtttagtgagtccgccagatcagaggcagtagggatgaccagggatgttctcttgataagtgtgtgaattggaccattttcctgccaaaatgtaacgagtacttttgggtgtcagggaaaatgtatgaagtaaaaagtacattattttcattaggaatgcagagaagtaaaagtaaaatttgCCAAAAACATAAATAGTAAAGTCAAGTACAAATACACAAAAAAAACGactagtatttttacttaagtactttacaccactgccaacAGGTGTAGAGGTAGCATTACATTACACTACCACACATTTATACAATCTCACTTATCAGGAGTCGACAGTAAGAATACTGCACAGGTTTTTGATCTGGGACTGGTAAACTATACCACATATATAGACTGCATTTACAGTCTGCTTGGGTGATGACATGtagctgtgttatgttgtggtgaGTATTCACACTCTAACGGCTGACGGCAATGTCCatttccctacacacacacacacacacacacacacacacacacacacacacacacacacacacacacacacacacacacacacacacacacacacacacacacacacacacacacacacacacacacaggcgcacacacacacacacacacacacacacacacgtaaacacacatacacacacacacgtaaacaaacatggacacacacacacacacacacacacacacacacacacacacacacacacacacacacacacacacacacacacacacacacacacacacacacacacacacacacaggcacacacacacacacgtaaacacacatgcacacacacacacacacacacacatacacgtaaaacacacacacacacacatacacgtaaacacacacacacacacacacacatacacgtaaacacacatgcacacacacacacacacatacacgtaaaCACATAGGCATGCACGTACCACCAGTCAGTGATGAATATCTCTTCTTTAGCTTCTTCCAGAGCATCAGCTACATCCTCCATGTAGGTCTTCCCATtcacatacctacacacacacacgcacacacacacacacacacacacacacacacgcacacacacacacacacacacacacacacacacacacacacgcacgcgcacacgcacgcgcacacgcgcacacacacacacactcagtggtTGACACCTCCTAGTTCCTCATTGATCATAACAGAGTATTTTAGATGCAGACACCAGTTGACAGTTCCAGTCAACCAAACCCACATGATGTTGGCTACAAAAGCACATTCTccacagacagacgggcatagAGAGaagctcacagacacacacacttaacatgGACTAAACTTACATCTAACTACTAAACTTAACATGGACTAAACTTACATCTAACTACTAAACTTAACATGGACTAAAGTTACATCTAACTACTCAACTTAACATGGACTAAAGTTACATCTAACTACTCAACTTAACATGGACTAAACGTACATTTAACTACTAACTTAGCATTGAATAAACTTACATCTAACTACTAAACTTAACATTGACTAAAGTTACATCTAACTACTAAactttacttgagtaatttttttgtgggggggtcGATTGTATTTTCCCAGTTTCCATAGTTACCATTTGGCAGGGATGTTCTGCTCCTCCTGAGCAAAGGAACCAAATCGATGGTCTCGTAGAAACGCCCTCCCGTGTTTACGGACAAAGTCTTCTATCGCCTGGCCCCACCACCGAGCATGTCTGTAGCTGTTCAACTTCAGTACAaggcacctacacacacacacacacacacacacacacacacacacacacacacacacacacacacacacacacacacacacacacacacacacacacacacacacacacacacacacacacacacacacacacacacacacacacacacacacacagttaactcCTTAATCTCCTGGCCCCACCTCCTAGCATGTCTGTACACACATCACACCTGGAGAGGCTGTCGATGCGTACTCCGTATTTGGTCTCTGTGTCTTTGGAGTCCATTTTGACGCTGAACTCTTTGTCCAACAGGAGAACAAAGGAAATGGCTCCTGAGTCTGGCTTCATGTAGAAGAGGAACGAATCCTTCATCACCAACcagctgtgcacacacacacacacacacacacacacacacacacacacacacacacacacacacacacacacacacacacacacacacacacacacacacacacacacacacacacacacacacacacacacacacacacagggagagatacatcagtgtgtgtgcgtgaatgTTTGTGCGTGCATtgtgtttgtacgtgtgtgtactAACCGTTTAGACCAGCGGTAGCAGGCTTCACTGTGACCACAGCAGTTCAAGCCTGGGATACGATGACCTCCGGAACGCTTGTGTATCATCCCCTCCCTGAAACATGTTTAAATGATGaatacacaaaataaaacaaatctacTTTCAGTTATTCCAATAACAACGGGCATGACGGCGCAGTCATAAAGACAGGATCTGTTCATTAATCTGTTGTTCCTCACAGTCCTTTAGGTCCCAGGTCATGGATGAAGGACATCTGGCTGACGTCTATAAACTccatctgaggagagagaggaaccgtATGAATGGGTATTAGATAAAGAGAGAAGTAGTAGTTGTTCCAGCTCCGGTCGCCTATAGTCTAGTCTAGTTTAGTAGTAGAGGGGCTATGTCATCAACCCTCAACCCTCAAAGTTCCGTAATGGGGccaaaatggcagccatcttgttCAGGGAGAAAATCAAAACCAGTCTAATTGCaatgaatggcagtagaggcCTAATCCTGGTTTTACTTATGCAGGAAAATAAAAGTAAGGCATGTGGTGTATCAGAAATTGTGTAATGGAATTATTGTCAACCTAGAATATTGTCATATCACATGCCTTACTTTTATCAATACAGTTTAGACAGGTTTTATACACATTTTCTGTATAAATAGCCTCTAAATATATGTAAACAGAGCGTACATGTCTCAGATTTCTTGGAAAGCTGGAAGTGCCATTACATGATACAATATCAGAAGTCCTATCATCAACTGATTTCAGCTGGTATATGGCTGTGGATTGACTGTATTGTTTGAATAgaatgttggcatattggcagttaatttaaaaaaatctatcCTCTAAAAGGGTCTGGCTATTTTACACACTATCTTATCACAGCACTGAGAAGGTTCTTGTCCATTCTAGTATTGTAATTCATAATTCTATGAGTAGTACTCACAGTGTGGTAGTATTTCCTGTACATGGCCATCCTTAGGAGCTTGTTCAGATAATCTTCCAGCTGTTTCTGTACAGGGAACATAATAAATGCAGTATTACTACAGTAGCTGTACTGTACAGTGTTTATAtgaagtatatactgtattcttctATAAAATTAATACGACAAACACACCTACCCTTCTGCTGTAGACCTGTTCGTCTTGTGCAAACTCATCTCCGCCACGCGGTAGCTCAGGCATATGTCTGGCTTCACTCTTCTTCATTGTCCTCCTCCTCGTtgtgtggctgagagagagagagagagagagagagagagagagagagagagagagagtcgaatcGTTTAATAGGaaatatttaaatgtcttggaatggcctagtcaaagtcaaAGTCTAGACTtaaagtcaaagtccagacttaaagattgctgtacaccagcggaacccatccaacttgaaggagctggagcagttttgccttgaagaatgggcaaaaatcccagtagctagatgtgccaagcttatagagacatatgcCAAGAGACTTGCAGCAGTAATTGctaaaaaggtggctctacaaagtactgACTTCGGGggaggtgaatagttatgcacgctcaagttttctgttttttttgtcttatttcttgtttgtctcACAAGAAAAATATTTGGCATCTTCAAAGtgataggcatgttgtgtaaatcaaatgatacaacccccccccccccccccccaaaaaaactattttacttccaggttgtaaggcaacaaaataggaaaaatgccaagaggggtgaatactttcacaagccactgtatatgtgtgtgtgtctgtgtgtgagtgtacctGCGGGAGGGTAGCGGCACCCTCATGAACATCTTGTATCGGACCAGTTCTCTGTGGAGGTCCATGAAGTGTTTCTCCTTTCTCTTGACCACCCAGCTGAACTCTCCATGTCTCAGCTCAATCTTAAACACTGCAGGCTGACTCTACACAGACAGAGATcaagtgtgaatgtgtgtgtgtgtgtgtgtgtgtgtgtgtgtgtgtgtgtgtgtgtgtgtgtgtgtgtgtgtgtgtgtgtgtgtgtgtgtgtgtgtgtgtgtgtgtgtgtgtgtgtgtgtgtgtgtaccttgttgaCACTCCTCTGTGCCGTGATGTTGAACCTGTCCTGCGCTGTGTTGAACCTCTCCACCTCCAGTATCTTAGCAGTGATGGGGACAGTAGGGAGATAGACCCTGGCTTCAGACTCCTTAAAACCCACGGTGTGATACACAGCACTGAACCCTATACGACTGTCCCCTGGAGAGGTAGCGAAAAAGCCAATTGGATACATCTCTCATCATATCATTCATATCAagagctctcacacacacacacatacacacacctatggTGATAGGGTCAttgtcagtctcctctccatctcccatgTCCAACTCTCTGGTGTCCAAACTCTCAACTACGTCCGACATCTTCCTGCTGATGCCGAGGCCGTCTGTGATGTCACTGGGTTCCACAGCAATgtcagaggggtcagaggtcgtCAGCTGAaggctgctggtggtggtggggtcttTATCCAGCATGCCTAGCTCTCAGCCGTCAGAACAGGGCACAcctggatgaggagaggaggagaagagaggagaacttGAACCGTTGAATAGTCATAACGTTGTCTGCTTTATAGAGAAGTTATTTCTGTCCAAGAGCAAGAGACAGCTGTATGTTGCGCTTCATGTATTATCACTTTCTACTGCAGTACAGATCAtccctgcagcagtgtgtgtgggtgtgtgggtgggtgggtgtgtgtatgtacgtgctTGCCTGTGTGTGAACTTGAATTTGAGGGAGAAACACACATACCTGACATCCTTCCCCTCAAATTCaagactcccacacacacacacacatcccagaaTAGAACCAATGGTTGTCCACTAACAGTAGAGTGCCATTGGTTAGAGATGCTGCTACCTCATTGGCTGACGCTGGCCCTGCAGAGAGCTACAGGAAGTCAATGGAAGCTGTCTTCCAAAATAGTAGAGtatagaacagtgtgtgtgtataatgggtAGGACTGGACCAGTACTATAATTAATGTCTTACTGGAGACTATAATGCCAGTCATTAAAGCTCTGCTTGTACTCTACAGTAAGACTCTCAGCACACAGAGTAGACTACGTATCACTGCCAGGGTCAGAGAAAAATAATCATCTTAACAGGCACTGGGCCTTTCCAAACACACCACATTAAAGACAGAACCCAAGTGTGTGTGTCCTTAGTGCAACGccaagccagacagacagacaggcggggCTCCATGGCAACAAGAGGGATGTGATGTCATTTCTGGTCAGAAGCCTAGAAAGTTCTCTGAGGAAAGTCAAGGCCGGCgtgcgcacacactcacacacacacatttgactgTAAAACTCTGTTTGCTTACGACAGTGTCTGGCTCTTTGTGTGTGGTAGCATGTTGAgtcttgttttgtgtgtgttacgCTGTCATGATgacgtctgtgtgtgtcagtgagttcTGTCTGGCCTCAGAAGACCTTCAGATAATCTTCTAGACTAGTGTGTTGTATTCGGTGTcctatttgtatttgtatttatgagGGATCCCCGctacttcctgccaaggcagcagctactcttcctggggtacaAACAAGTTAAGGCACTTACATTACacataaaacaaaagacaaaacagtCCATCATATAACGTTATTACATCACTGCATATctacaataaatacattttttcattTTGCGAATTACGCATGCTCAGAATGATACGCACATGTGTGTGACGCTGTGTGTTTGTGATTTATGTCAGTGGGGCATCGCCCACCCTAGTGTCTTGGGTTTCCGCCCACTATACCGATGACCTAGAAGTCAGCCGTAGCacggcacagtgtgtgtgtgtgggggtttgaattctctctctctccgccgcTCACtctctgtgacacacacacacacaccgctttaCGTCTCGCTCGAGGCCTCTGTCATGTCCCAGTGGAATGGAATTGTTCATCTTCAGTCAGTACTGGAATGAATGGGatcagagaaagaggggggggggatagagagagagggggttgaagaagagggggagagagagtgagagagagagagagaggtaggaagagagagggatgacagaTGGAGTGTTGCTTTTATCTGCTTCCTGTTTCCTGTCCAGGGTTGTCATGATGATGTTTTTTGTCAAATAGGAGAAAACTATAAATACCAGCTACTCTATGTCGCCAAACATTATCCTTCTTTATTTTTCAATTAATTTTTGATAAATTGTTATCTACACatgcacaaagacacacacacacgcacgcacgcacataccaGAAAAATAAGTGAGAAGAGATTTGTGGACACAACATGGCATTTACAGTCAATGTGGTGCCAACCTCCGCCTAGCACAGAtgccagagagagagcaacagagtgagagagtggtctGTGACACCTCTGTCTCTGCCTACACTaaagctgtttattatctaatcATTTAAacactggagaaagagagagagagagagagagagagagagagagagagagagagagagagagagagagagagagagagagagagagagagagagagagagagagagagagagagagagagagagagagagaggggtaattaTTATCACCAGAGCTGAGTCCTGCTGGCTGTAATACAAGGCTTCATTGTACACATCTTTcttacacaatcacacacacactgtattctACTTTCCAGCAGGTGGTTTGAGTTTACATGTTGGCTTGATCTCTCTGAGCTGAAACCACCTGTGTgggggtgcgtgtgtgtggggaCCAAAAGTCGCCACAAGGATAGTGAAACAAGGAAAATTCTCCCACATGGGGACATTTCCCACATCCCCATGAGGACAATGACTATGTTAatcttaggggttaggtttagggttagaattagggatagggttagagttagggattaggggtaagggttaggtttagggttagaattagggatagggttagagttagggattaggggctagggttaggggtgagggaaaataggattttgaatgcaAAAATAAATTTGGTTCCCACAAGGATAGaataacaagtgtgtgtgtgtgggaatgaGAGTGTGCACCATTTCACAAATGTTGACAATGACTGTTACAGTTATCCTATTTGGATGAATGACTGATCAAACATAATGACTGATCAAACATAATGACTGATCAAACATAATGACTGATCAAAAATTATGACTGATCAAATATAATGACTGATCAAATATAATGACTGATCAAATATAATGACCGATCAAATATAATGACCGATCAAACATAATGACCGATCAAACATAATGACTGATCAAATATAATGACTGATCAAAAATACGGACTGATCAAACATAATGACTGATCAAACATAATGACTGATCAAACATAATGACTGATCAAACTAGACAGAGAGCTAGTCAGTACAGTCAGACTAGACCTCGTCATCCAGCCAGAGGCTTCTAACTGCCCCACTATAGTTAATATGTATTCAGGAACAGGATGTGttgagcagagagaaggagacaagagGTCATGAAACTCAGCTATGATTGTTTTGTTAGGAGAGGAGCCCAGCAGAACTGTGTAATGTCTTATATCACCTACAACAACAAAGAGACTTGGTGTAGTCTTTGAAACGTTGAATCTGTTCTACAAATGTGGCAAGTAACAACGTTACCAATAAAGACGGCACATGTACTGGTGAGGAGAAAATAAGAGGGAGGAAAggcgagagggagagtgagagagcagtagggtgagAAGGGGATATGAACGAGGGAGTGAGGAAATGGAGagggaagaaaaggagagaaggagagaacagagaacagaaccgTTCAGCTAGCGAGGGACAGTCAGTCAGGCATATCAAAAGCAGCAACAAGCTTTTCACAacatggtgggagagagagagagataaggtacacacacacacacacacacacactacttctcCACTGGAACAAATATAGaacagggtgacagagagagagaaagaaaaacttCACTgacctgctcctgctcctgtccTCATTTTGATTTGTCCCTCTACTAGACTACCGAGTAGACtaaacacacacatgtgcacacactacaaacatacacacactctacacacccTATACACACTCAGTGTACCGTTCCTCTTGTATAACAGAGTGTATGTGAACGAATGTACTGTGGAAACAACTCCTCTAAGAAAATTCCTCAAGAGAGGAGGGGCTACCAAACTCTAAACCAATCAGCTGCATTGAAACAGTCATACCCTCCCCCTGGGTTCTCTCATTGGGGGAATCTGCAGGAATCTGAGCTGAGTTGGAGGGTTTTGGGTAAGGGGAGGGATTAGAGGAGAGATCAAAAAATTCTAAGACTgacagcctacaggaaggaggtcagagacctgacattgtgctaccaggacaacaacctctgcctcaacgtcagcaagacaaaggagctgatcgtggactacaggaaacggagggccgagcacaccccccTCCACATcgattgggctgtagtggagcaggtcgagagcttcaaattccttggtgtccacatcactaagggattatcatggtccacacacactaacacagtcatggtgagggcacaacaacacctcttccccctcaggaggttgaaaagattcgacatgggccctcagatcttcaaaaatctatacagctgcaccattgagaacatcttgactggctgcatcaccacttgttttgatatggcaactgcttggcatctgaccgcaaggcttG
Above is a genomic segment from Oncorhynchus gorbuscha isolate QuinsamMale2020 ecotype Even-year linkage group LG23, OgorEven_v1.0, whole genome shotgun sequence containing:
- the LOC124010516 gene encoding phospholipase D1-like isoform X2, encoding MLDKDPTTTSSLQLTTSDPSDIAVEPSDITDGLGISRKMSDVVESLDTRELDMGDGEETDNDPITIGDSRIGFSAVYHTVGFKESEARVYLPTVPITAKILEVERFNTAQDRFNITAQRSVNKSQPAVFKIELRHGEFSWVVKRKEKHFMDLHRELVRYKMFMRVPLPSRSHTTRRRTMKKSEARHMPELPRGGDEFAQDEQVYSRRKQLEDYLNKLLRMAMYRKYYHTMEFIDVSQMSFIHDLGPKGLEGMIHKRSGGHRIPGLNCCGHSEACYRWSKRWLVMKDSFLFYMKPDSGAISFVLLLDKEFSVKMDSKDTETKYGVRIDSLSRCLVLKLNSYRHARWWGQAIEDFVRKHGRAFLRDHRFGSFAQEEQNIPAKWYVNGKTYMEDVADALEEAKEEIFITDWWLSPEIFLKRPVVEGNKWRLDCILKRKAGVHIFVMLYKEVELALGINSEYSKRTLMHLHPNIKVMRHPDHVSSSVYLWAHHEKIIIIDQSVAFVGGIDLAYGRWDDREHRLTDVGSVTRSVALEMEQSQSSAHHPSSRGVSSTDGAASSNGGNQSLPGNPGVELPRLKGIGRTRRMHFSLVKHLHKHTLQHADSISSLDSAGSCSVRSLQTGVGELRGNTRFWHGKDYCNFVYKDWIQLEKPFDDFIDRYTTPRMPWHDISSVVHGKAARDVARHFIQRWNFCKIMKPKYHSLSYPYLLPKSHSSASELRYQVPDCVPTRVQVLRSAADWSAGIKYHEESIHNAYLQTIARSKHFIYIENQFFISCSDNKMVYNKIGEALIERILRAHKEGKKFRVYVVTPLLPGFEGDITTGGGNALQAVMHFNYRTMIRGEYSIISQLKKEMDELQWMNYISFCGLRTHAELEGRLVTELVYVHSKMLIADDNTVIIGSANINDRSMLGKRDSEVAVIIEDSETVTAVMDGHEYQAGRYALALRLECFRTVLGAHIDTTIDVSDPISDHFYKDVWMTTAGRNATIYEKVFRCLPSSLVRNMSELESYQTNPGLAQSDPGKAQEELRRIRGFLVQFPLDFLSEQNLMPSVGTKEGMVPTEIWT